The following is a genomic window from Moorella sp. Hama-1.
GGTAATCTCCTTTTACCTCAACCGCCCCGTTTACTTTGCCACCCAGCACCTGCCGGGGGCGATCTCCGGTCCCGCCTACTGGCTTTACACTGGCCTGCTGACCGGCATCTTCGAAGTGGGCCTGGTTTTGTTCCTGGTTAATGCTGTTTACTCCCTGCGCCGTGCTACCTGGCAGGAAGCAGTCGCCTTCGGGATTGGTTTTGGTGCCCTGGAAGCCCTTGCCCTGGGCCTGCCGGCCCTGCTCACTGTGATCTGGGGCCTGCGGGGTATCCTACCACCGGCGGCGGCCATGCCCCTGATGGTCCGGCAGGGAGCCCTTCTCTGGGCCCTGGCGCCGGTGGTGGAGCGGGCTTTTACCATACCTATTCATATAGCAGCCGCCGTCCTGGTTATCTACGGCGTCCGGGTGGGCCGGCTGCGCTGGTTCTGGCTGGCTTTTATTTATAAGACCGCTGTCGATGCGGTAGCGGCCTTCGGCCAGATTGCCTACGGCCTGCATACCCCCGGCCACCTCTGGACCATTGAGGCGGTGATTGCCCTTCTGGGTCTGATAGGGTTATGGATCACGGCTGCTATGCAGCGGCAGTTTGAGATGTTGTGGTAACAGGGGTGGAACTGGGCAGCGGTTTACGGTGGGAGATTAGAATCGCCGCCACCCACCGCAACCTGGAAGAAGCTGTGGCGCAGGAAGCCTTTCGCCGCGACCTTTACTACCGCTTGAATGTATTGCATATCAAGCTGCCGCCCCTGCGGGAACGTTTGGAAGATATACCTTCTGGCGGCGGCTGAAAAGCTGGGAGGCAGTAAAGGCTTAATTATCTATCTCCGGCCAGAGGGGCTCCAAATTAATATTTAATCCTGGCAGCAAAGGTGAAGTTAGCGTGCCGCGATCTTCGTATTCCGCTATCTTAACCAAATGGTTTTCAGCGTCGCGCCGGTAAATTTCTACTTCCCGCAACTCCGGGTCAAATAGCCAGTACTCAAGAACAT
Proteins encoded in this region:
- a CDS encoding YhfC family glutamic-type intramembrane protease, with the protein product MILVALAAVLLWRRKARWSFFALGGLAWLVAIILKGVISFYLNRPVYFATQHLPGAISGPAYWLYTGLLTGIFEVGLVLFLVNAVYSLRRATWQEAVAFGIGFGALEALALGLPALLTVIWGLRGILPPAAAMPLMVRQGALLWALAPVVERAFTIPIHIAAAVLVIYGVRVGRLRWFWLAFIYKTAVDAVAAFGQIAYGLHTPGHLWTIEAVIALLGLIGLWITAAMQRQFEMLW